From Myotis daubentonii chromosome 15, mMyoDau2.1, whole genome shotgun sequence, one genomic window encodes:
- the LOC132216910 gene encoding translationally-controlled tumor protein-like, producing the protein MFSDIYKIREIADGLCLEVEGKMVGRAEGNIDDSLIGGNASAEGPEGEGTECTVITGVDIFVNHHLQETSFTTEADKKYIKDYMKSIKGKLEEQRPERVKPFMTGAAEQIKHILANFKNYHFFIGGNMNPDGMVLCWTTMRMV; encoded by the coding sequence ATGTTCTCTGATATCTACAAGATCCGGGAGATCGCGGATGGGCTGTGCCTGGAGGTAGAGGGGAAGATGGTCGGTAGGGCAGAGGGTAACATTGATGACTCGCTTATTGGTGGAAATGCCTCCGCTGAAGGCCCTGAGGGCGAAGGTACCGAATGCACAGTAATCACTGGTGTTGACATTTTCGTGAATCATCACTTGCAGGAAACCAGCTTCACAACAGAAGCCGACAAGAAGTACATCAAAGATTACATGAAATCTATCAAAGGGAAGCTTGAAGAACAGAGACCAGAAAGAGTAAAGCCTTTCATGACAGGGGCTGCAGAACAAATCAAGCACATCCTTGCCAACTTCAAAAACTACCACTTCTTTATTGGTGGAAACATGAATCCAGATGGCATGGTGCTCTGCTGGACTACCATGAGGATGGTGTGA